The Pseudomonadota bacterium DNA segment TTGTGGTTTCAACCGAAAAAGCAACCGCTCACGTCCTGCTGAAACTCATGAAATACGAGCTGAAATGACCCAGGGAATATTGCTCTGCCTGTTGACCTTTGTTGCCTCCGGAATCGGCACCGCGACAGGGTTCGGCACCTCGACTGTGATGATGCCGGTGCTGACCCTGTTCTTCCCGGTTCCCCTCGCGCTCCTTTTCGTGGGCATCATCCATCTCTGCGGTGATCTGTGGAAGGTCCTGCTGTTCAGGAGCGGCTGTGACTGGAAACTTGTTCTCTGCTTCGGCCTTTCCGGCATCATCGCAAGCTTTCTCGGCGCATCATTCTCGCTCTCGGTTCCGGCCCTGCCCCTGAAAAAAATGCTCGGCCTCTTCCTGATTCTCTATGTCATCTTCCTTTTTCTGAAGCGGGACTGGGCCATGCCGCAGACCG contains these protein-coding regions:
- a CDS encoding sulfite exporter TauE/SafE family protein, which produces MTQGILLCLLTFVASGIGTATGFGTSTVMMPVLTLFFPVPLALLFVGIIHLCGDLWKVLLFRSGCDWKLVLCFGLSGIIASFLGASFSLSVPALPLKKMLGLFLILYVIFLFLKRDWAMPQTGTTALAGGFCSGLFAGFFGVGGAVRGAFLAAFKLPKEVYIFTSGLIALFIDLTRVSRYLWGGTRISGELLYFLLACIPLSFAGAYLAKKFLSGISRDSFRTFVGVFLALVGATLLFRP